Proteins from a single region of Hydra vulgaris chromosome 12, alternate assembly HydraT2T_AEP:
- the LOC136088573 gene encoding uncharacterized protein LOC136088573, which translates to MKISDVHNRIRHDQLNPSDKSFSLSVEAILVSMNLGSTGCAAFLKVYQKKWKDANRGNIKFESKNKNWLTHDFKSTYSNNISKPDNSSQLHKIGGRPSCSFKVASDKTKRRRLNDIINNFSSDELLHSARLKLRNEYNYEAAKQVAEISEPSSQFKKYTPDEGLALIIDGGMSKSTYQLMRNGAEERDCHIYPSYNNIRLSKAKCYPENIFVDDYSAHVPLQELLKHTVKRLCEVQAPVISTMLDGLTRLTLRCKAVFDGATGQSMYKQISSEEAGDRNLKKEESLFITCLAPLELSGFCNNKKVLLWRNEKPSSTAYCRPIRFSFQNESKAVVIEEAKYLESEIKKCGVFNFTFNGKELVVKSIIELTMIDGKIQTILSHVTNSTQCCSVCGVSPKNMNNLKMVLKLDNSNNLEFGLMSEEAQEACNKDFKKFREDFSRKTSRIDTNRDLVNRLLVSSDPVITSLRKCHKKNGKSLKKYPSEVLALLRESAPPSSFSL; encoded by the coding sequence ATGAAGATAAGTGATGTCCATAACCGTATACGGCATGACCAACTAAATCCGAGTGATAAATCATTTTCTTTGTCTGTAGAAGCTATTTTAGTCTCTATGAATTTGGGTTCTACTGGGTGTgctgcatttttaaaagtttatcaaaagaaaTGGAAGGATGCAAACCGAGGAAACATAAAGTTtgagagtaaaaataaaaattggttgacTCATGACTTTAAATCTACATACAGTAATAATATATCTAAGCCTGATAATTCTAGTCAATTACATAAGATTGGTGGAAGACCAAGTTGTTCCTTTAAAGTTGCTTCTGACAAAACCAAAAGGAGAAGActtaatgatattataaataatttttctagtGATGAGTTGCTCCACTCAGCAAGGCTTAAATTAAGAAATGAGTATAATTATGAGGCTGCCAAGCAAGTTGCTGAGATATCAGAACCTTCtagtcaatttaaaaagtatacaccTGATGAAGGTCTGGCATTAATTATAGATGGTGGCATGTCAAAATCAACCTACCAACTTATGAGAAATGGAGCTGAAGAACGTGACTGCCATATATATCCTTCATACAACAACATAAGGTTGTCCAAAGCTAAGTGCTATCCAGAGAATATCTTTGTTGATGATTATTCAGCACATGTACCACTAcaagaattattaaaacatacagTAAAAAGACTTTGTGAGGTGCAAGCTCCTGTGATCAGCACAATGCTAGATGGTTTGACCCGGTTGACTTTGCGTTGCAAGGCTGTGTTTGATGGGGCTACTGGGCAAAGCATGTACAAGCAAATTAGTAGTGAGGAAGCTGGAGAtcgtaacttaaaaaaagaagaatctCTGTTCATTACCTGCTTAGCACCACTAGAACTCAGTGGGTTctgtaataacaaaaaagtactATTATGGCGAAATGAAAAGCCATCATCTACTGCATATTGTCGTccaataagattttcttttcaaaatgaaaGCAAAGCAGTTGTTATAGAAGaagcaaaatatttagaatctgaaatcaaaaaatgtggtgtttttaattttacttttaatggaaaGGAACTGGTTGTCAAAAGTATTATTGAACTGACCATGATTGATGGCAAAATTCAAACTATTCTGTCTCATGTGACTAACTCAACTCAATGTTGCTCTGTGTGTGGTGTGTCTCcaaaaaacatgaataacttaaaaatgGTGCTGAAATTGGACAATTCTAATAATTTAGAATTTGGACTGATGTCAGAGGAGGCCCAAGAGGCCTGTAACaaggattttaaaaagtttagggAAGATTTCAGTAGAAAGACTTCCAGAATTGACACAAATCGTGACCTAGTTAACAGGCTACTTGTATCTAGTGATCCTGTCATAACATCATTAAGAAAgtgtcataaaaaaaatggtaagagtttaaaaaaataccccAGTGAAGTTTTGGCTTTGCTGAGGGAATCAGCTCCaccttcttctttttctttgtaG